The DNA window ATTTGCGCTTTCCCCGAAGCCAGCAGCGCCCTCTCTACGGGGGGAAGACATGTTCGTCCGTCGCCGCAGAGGCCAACACCTCTCTTCCATTCACCGCAAGACCGTGCCAGACCGATCTGCCCGTGAGCTCGACGGTCACCTGCGCCACCTTGCAGGGCTGCACAACCAGATTCGCAACCTCATCGGGCTTGCGCTCGACATCATGCGCCACAAGAAGGCATTCTCTCGCCTGGGATACAGCACCATGGCGAGCTTTGCCGCACAAGAGCTCGGCATGCAGGCTGGCCAGGCGTTCGAGACCTCACGCATCGCGGGCGAGCTTCGGCACCGCCCCGTCACGCTTCGTCGCCACCTGAACGGGCATCTGTCCTACGGAGTTCTGCGCATGATTCTGCCGAACACGCCACGCGAGCTCGAAGATCAGACGTCTGCCCTGTTCGCCAACCTCACCGTCGCTGAAGCCGGTCAGGCACTGTCACGGTTCCAAGCCCTCTACGACGAGGCGCGTTCAAGAAGCGCGAAAGCCTCTGGCGATGAGAAGCGCAAGCCTGAAGAGAACAAGCAAGATGACGAGACCTCAAGCACCAGCCAGCGAAACAGCGTGAAGCCTTCCCCTGACGGGAGAAGCGCCCAGAGTTCCCCAACCGCTCACGACTTTGAACAGCGGCTGGCAGAGCTGGCCCGTCGCGCGGCTGAATGCGCTCTCCCCCTCGGAGCAAGTGCTTCTCTCGAAGAGACAACAGAGGAAGACGGTGAGACCATAGAGGTCACCGCCTCCCCATCACTCAGCGCGCGCTTCCTCGTGGGCGTCGAGCTGGCACGCCAGATCGAGGGAGCCGACCTTCCCGTGCACGCGTGTCTCGAGATGTGGGCCGCTGAGATGATGAGCGGCGTCGGCGCCGACGCACTGCAGCGGCTGGCCGACGAGACCGACAGAATCGGGGCAGCCTGCGCGGCAGATGCCGAACAGGGAGCCTCGGGGGAGCCGTCGACAAGCAACAAAGGTGCTGCGGGAGAGGCTGATGCGGAAGGTGGGGCGTCCGGCGAAGGCGAGGCCGAAGATGAGGCAACAGACAATCAAGACCTGGAGCGTGAACCGCTGCGCGTCAGAAATCTCGACCGTGCAGCCGATCGCGCTTTCTGGAAATCTGTGGAGAACGACATCCATGCCTTCAACGATCACTGGGGGTTTCTCGACTGGCAGCTTCCTCAGCTCGAGAACCTCGAACATCTCGCCGCACGCGATGACATGACGCTGAACGACCTTCGTCACCGTCTGTGTGAGCTGCGCAACATCGATCTGCGCGTCGACCGGCTTCTTCGAGAAGGGCTCTGGCGCTTTCGCCGCGCCCGTCACCACCGTGAGCTCGACTTCGTCGACATCGGCCATTACGGTCAAGAGCGCCTGCACATGAGTCGCAGCACCGTGAAAGCCCTGGTCACACTCGAGCACCGACTACGCAGGTTCCCTCACATCCGCGCCGCCCTCGATGCAGGCACACTTCACGAGAACCAGGCTGCGCTGCTCGTCACCATCGCAACGCAAGAGAACGAGATCGCATGGTTGAACCACGCACAGCAGACCACCGTGCGCTTCCTCCGTGATGACATCAAGGAAGCCGAGCACATGCGCGTGTTCGATCCTGAGCGGTTCCGACAGACCCACGGTCTTCCATCGCAGCCGATGATCCAAGCCAGAGCCGCGGCGCACGAAGCAGCGCGTGCGCAGAGAAGAGCAGCGCGCTCCACGTCTAAAAGCCAGACCTGCGCAGCCGGGAGCGACGGCGAGGGCGCAGACGAGAACAAGTCGGCCGACGCATTGGGCCAGACCTGCGCAGCCGGGAGCAATGACGAGGGTTCAGAGGGCGCAGAGTCCAGCGCAGCTCAACCACCACCGCGTCGCCGTCGCCCGATGCGGGCCCCATTGCCCCTCCCTGTCTTCCGAGAGCGCCTGAAAATCGTCCTCGACGACGTGAAAGGACGTTACGATGACGACCCCTTCAAAGGCGCCCATGTCCGCCTTCGCCTCTGGATACCGGCATCCATGGCGCCGTTCCTCCAAGCAGTGATGCGCACGTCGCGAATCGTGCTCGGAGGGTACGGCGGCTTCAACGAAGCCCTTGAGCTCTGCCTCGATGCCTTCCTCACGCAATACGGCGACGAAGCCCTGCGCGAGCTTCGCCAGCATCCCATTCTCGCTCGCGATGGCTGCCGATGCGCAGTCCCCACCTGTGGTCGCCGTGGCATACTGCACGTGCATCACATCGTATACCGATCGCATGGCGGCGACAACGACACCACCAATCTGGTAACCCTGTGCGAATCCCACCACCTGTACGGCGTGCATC is part of the Pseudomonadota bacterium genome and encodes:
- a CDS encoding HNH endonuclease; translated protein: MFVRRRRGQHLSSIHRKTVPDRSARELDGHLRHLAGLHNQIRNLIGLALDIMRHKKAFSRLGYSTMASFAAQELGMQAGQAFETSRIAGELRHRPVTLRRHLNGHLSYGVLRMILPNTPRELEDQTSALFANLTVAEAGQALSRFQALYDEARSRSAKASGDEKRKPEENKQDDETSSTSQRNSVKPSPDGRSAQSSPTAHDFEQRLAELARRAAECALPLGASASLEETTEEDGETIEVTASPSLSARFLVGVELARQIEGADLPVHACLEMWAAEMMSGVGADALQRLADETDRIGAACAADAEQGASGEPSTSNKGAAGEADAEGGASGEGEAEDEATDNQDLEREPLRVRNLDRAADRAFWKSVENDIHAFNDHWGFLDWQLPQLENLEHLAARDDMTLNDLRHRLCELRNIDLRVDRLLREGLWRFRRARHHRELDFVDIGHYGQERLHMSRSTVKALVTLEHRLRRFPHIRAALDAGTLHENQAALLVTIATQENEIAWLNHAQQTTVRFLRDDIKEAEHMRVFDPERFRQTHGLPSQPMIQARAAAHEAARAQRRAARSTSKSQTCAAGSDGEGADENKSADALGQTCAAGSNDEGSEGAESSAAQPPPRRRRPMRAPLPLPVFRERLKIVLDDVKGRYDDDPFKGAHVRLRLWIPASMAPFLQAVMRTSRIVLGGYGGFNEALELCLDAFLTQYGDEALRELRQHPILARDGCRCAVPTCGRRGILHVHHIVYRSHGGDNDTTNLVTLCESHHLYGVHQGRIAVSGHAPDALHWRLGVQPDGTSVMTVEGRTIVAQPETVTAAA